Genomic segment of Panicum virgatum strain AP13 chromosome 9N, P.virgatum_v5, whole genome shotgun sequence:
ttttctatatatatatagagagagtatATTCTGTAGTCGGTCAAAAAATAGCTTATTTTGTAGCCAGGCCAATGGGCACACAAACTGAGCGCTCACGGAGCCACCATCAAGCGCATCCCCTGGTCGCTCGTCAATGCCGCTCGGCTCACGTACTGCGCCACCAAAGCAAGCCGTGGCTCCGTGAGCCAACCAGCCCTCCGCACGCTGCGCCGCAAGCCCGCAAGTCATGGACAATAAACACACACATTAATCGACAATGGTAACTATTAGCTCACATTGATTTGTTTATTAGTTGGTTCACGGTGATTTGGTAATTCAAGTCCAGGTTACGGTGTGCCTTGCCCAATGCTAGATCTACGGGTAACCGTAAGTTTCCAAACTTACGGTCGACCCACCCCGTCACCAGTCCGATCCTGTAGCGCCCTTCCCTTTCACTTTCccctttccccttcccctttcttctttcttttttccctcCATTCCTCTAGAGATGGGGCACATAGCGGCAGGGAGCTCCTCGGggaacggcggcgagctccccgGGTGGGCTCGCGGCGGCAGCAGTTGGACGAGGCTGATGGCGGAGTGGCGCGGCTGGGCGGGGGCTGCgatggcggagcggcgtggccggGCGGGGCTATGGCAATGCTGCGAGGTGGGTCGGAGGTGGCTCCGACCCTCAGAGAAGCGACGCGGCGGGGAGGTGCGGAGACGGGCTCCTTGGGGCCGACCTCTACGAGCGGCAGTGGCGGCAGTGGGGTCCATGGGGCCGAGCTCCGCACCATGGATCTAGTCATGCCGAGGGCACCCCCTCCCCCCGTTGCggtgccgctcgccgtcgagaaGGGGGATCGACAGCTGTGCCTGATGCACAGGCGCGAGGCTGCCACCGAGGCGAAGAAGCTGCTGCGGAGCACGGGCAAGGCGGCCTGGATCGCGGGCACCACCTTCCTGGGGCTGGTGGTGCCGCTCATCATCGAGATGGATCGGGAGCAGCAGCTCAACGACCTTGAGCTGCAGCAGCAGACGCTCCTCGGAGGCCCGCCGGCGCCCATCAAGTAGATTAGATTagcatcctccgccgccgccgccgccccttgtgGTGCCTGCCTGCGCCTTTATTATTTGCTTACTACTACTAGCACTCTATTATATTACTGCTGCCATGCTCAAGTAGTTTCAGTTGAGAGGGAGGGGGGATGCAGTCGTCTTCGGTGTCTCTGAGATTGTGTATGTTTGGCTCAATCAATCAACCAATCTGTTGGTCGTTTATGCGTTCCTCTTCCTCCAACAAAACATTGAGCAGggcaatgtttttttttgataatataTGCTTGTTCAAAAAATGtttactttcaaaaaaaaattctcattAAAATTTTCTAGTATAAAATTTTGTCCTCAACTTTTTTGTCCTGCTCTTTTTTTGTTGACAATATGCTTCTTAAAAAAAGTTTACTTTAAAAAGTTTCCTTATACAATATTTTTTCATCTTACCTCTTAGAAATTTTTCTATCCAAATTTTCTATCTatctaattttttaaaaaaaacattcttTGAAAAATTTTCATTCCCTAATTTTTCCtgcaaaatcataaaataaaaaaatttacattagttatattttttaccTCAAAAGTTTTGTCATCATCTCTTTTTTCCCGTACGAAATGTTTTTTTGTTGAGAATATATGCTTGTTCAAAAATGTTTACTTTCAAAAAAATTCCTCATTAAAAGTTTCTAGTACAAAGTTTTTTTCCTCAATTTTTTTGTCCTGCTCTTTTTTTGTTGACAATATGCTTCTTAAAAAAGTTTAATTTAAAAAGTTTCCTCGTTATAATTTTCTAGAGCAAAATTTTTATATATCTTTTTTGCCCAcctttttatttgtttctcatcttgttttttcaactaatattttttctacttattttttttagaaaaatatcttTTCCAGATTGTTTTCATGTTCTCAAAATGTTTCCTTGAAAAGTTTTCTCTTAATATTTCTCTTAATTATATTTTATATCCAAAGGTTTTGTCATCACCTTTATTTGCTATCAAAAAGTTTACATTAAATTATTTTTCTTATCATTAAATTTTGTTTGCCCAATCAATTTATCCAATAGTATAATATTTTTGTCAACATTTTTTGTTTTGTCTTTCTTCGTTCTTCACCAAAACCATATACTTTTGTATAATGGTTTTTTACTATATACTAAGGATGACCTGCCATACTGATTAGGGTCAATCACGTCATACTGTCATTCTTGTCCTAATTGATTAGGGCCAATCTTTTTGAACAAGACACAATCGTCCCAACTGGTTAGAGTCAATCTCGTTTAACATCTTGCCATACTCGTCCTAACTGATTAGTGTTAGTCACGTCATACTGTCATACTCGGCCCAACGAGTTAGGgtgctctggaatttttttaGTGTTCGACTCCATGATCATATACTTTTGTATAATGGGTTTTTACTATATACTAAGGATGACCTATCATACTGATTAGGATCAGTCATGTAATACTGGCATTCTCATCCTAACTGGTTAGGGCTAGTCACGTCATACTGTCATACTCGGTCCAACGAGTTAGGGTGCTCTAGATTTTTAAGGGTTCTACTCCATAACTATATAATTTTGTATAATGGGTTTTAACTATATACTAATGATGACATGATATACTGATTAGGGTCAGTCACATAGTACTGCCATTCTCGTCCCAACTtgttagggtcagtcacgtaatACTGTCATTCTCGTCCGAActggttagggtcagtcacgtcaTACTGTCATACTCGGCCCAACGAGTTAGGGTGCTCTGGATTTTTTAGGATTCGACTCACTGACCATATACTTTTTGTATAATGGGTTTTTACTATATACTAATAATGACATACTATACtgattagggtcagtcacgtagtactgccattctcgtcctaactggttagggtcagtcacgtaatactgtcattctcgtcctaactggttagCGTTAGTCAcgtctgtagcgaaaatggcctctcatgccatatttcaatataatgttttggcaatTGATGAcgcacacaacacttggactaatgtgattgttaagatgactattctcaggcttttaggttcaagtgatgacaaagagaagagaggcgtagcaagacccgaagggccacccctacgggggttccgcattttgctatcatcggttaaaccgacgtagggcaaaatgaacccACCGGTGCAATCaagagaaggtctgcgggctagggttttacaccggatgaaccgacgctacggaaattgtatacgtcggtgcattggcagatgaagaccgaggagaggaagtgcttagtgcttgtttaggcttagttcttgagagaactagcttgagagaaagccttgctacggcaagcaccttgtgtactcgtcgtgtgaccctccgacttggtgtggagtggcaacgacactttgtgcggggaaggaggcccctacttggtgttaaagctccaagatagtgaagacggtgccgtggtgacgcttcgagatagacggtggcggtgacctcatCTTTGTGatttggcgtcacttagcctttgcttgtcgggagccttggaggcgtggcaagacggtgatcaagcgaagagactc
This window contains:
- the LOC120690192 gene encoding uncharacterized protein LOC120690192, encoding MAMLRGGSEVAPTLREATRRGGAETGSLGPTSTSGSGGSGVHGAELRTMDLVMPRAPPPPVAVPLAVEKGDRQLCLMHRREAATEAKKLLRSTGKAAWIAGTTFLGLVVPLIIEMDREQQLNDLELQQQTLLGGPPAPIK